One window of Oryza brachyantha chromosome 12, ObraRS2, whole genome shotgun sequence genomic DNA carries:
- the LOC102705301 gene encoding uncharacterized protein LOC102705301 yields the protein MMIGHNDFYHKILQDIVSPKSSIKTGKNNGQPGDSASSKRKHVQEAEETPQPKKNTILDGSLIGSESKYGGLMTKSSIKVLSNHLMFLQKSTSCVFGMNSDMCLFAVVYDDGDIE from the exons ATGATGATTGGCCACAATGACTTTTATCATAAGATACTGCAGGACATCGTGTCCCCCAAGTCTTCAATCAAGACGGGAAAAAACAATGGTCAGCCAGGTGACAGTGCGAGTTCAAAAAGGAAGCATGTACAAGAAGCTGAAGAG ACTCCCCAGCCCAAGAAGAACACAATTCTAGATGGAAGTCTTATTGGCTCAGAATCAAAGTATGGTGGCCTGATGACAAAAA GTTCTATAAAGGTGTTGTCAAATCATTTGATGTTTCTTCAAAAAAGCACAAGTTGCGTATTCGGAATGAACTCTGACATGTGCCTTTTTGCC GTTGTGTATGATGATGGTGACATTGAATGA